Proteins encoded together in one Eubalaena glacialis isolate mEubGla1 chromosome 7, mEubGla1.1.hap2.+ XY, whole genome shotgun sequence window:
- the PPARD gene encoding peroxisome proliferator-activated receptor delta, which yields MEQPPEEAPEVREEEEKKEMAKAEGAPELNGGPGHSLPSSSYTDLSRSCSPPSLLDQLQMGCDGTSCGSLNMECRVCGDKASGFHYGVHACEGCKGFFRRTIRMKLEYEKCERICKIQKKNRNKCQYCRFQKCLALGMSHNAIRFGRMPEAEKRKLVAGLTANEGSQHNPQVADLRAFSKHIYSAYLKNFNMTKKKARGILTGKASHTAPFVIHDIETLWQAEKGLVWKQLVNGLPPYKEISVHVFYRCQCTTVETVRELTEFAKSIPSFSDLFLNDQVTLLKYGVHEAIFAMLASIVNKDGLLVANGTGFVTREFLRSLRKPFSDIIEPKFEFAVKFNALELDDSDLALFIAAIILCGDRPGLMNVSQVEAIQDTILRALEFHLQANHPDAQYLFPKLLQKMADLRQLVTEHAQMMQRIKKTETETSLHPLLQEIYKDMY from the exons ACCTCTCCCGGAGCTGCTCTCCACCCTCGCTGCTGGACCAGCTGCAGATGGGCTGCGACGGGACCTCGTGTGGCAGCCTCAACATGGAGTGCCGGGTGTGCGGGGACAAGGCATCAGGCTTCCACTACGGTGTTCACGCGTGCGAGGGGTGCAAG GGCTTCTTCCGTCGAACAATCCGCATGAAGCTGGAATACGAGAAGTGTGAGCGGATCTGCAAGATCCAGAAGAAGAACCGCAACAAGTGCCAGTACTGCCGCTTCCAGAAATGCCTGGCACTGGGCATGTCGCACAACG CCATCCGCTTTGGCCGGATGCCAGAGGCTGAGAAGAGGAAACTGGTGGCAGGGCTGACGGCAAACGAGGGGAGTCAGCACAACCCCCAGGTGGCTGACCTGAGGGCCTTCTCCAAGCACATCTACAGTGCCTACCTGAAAAACTTCAACATGACCAAAAAGAAGGCCCGTGGCATCCTCACCGGCAAGGCCAGCCACACGGCG CCCTTTGTGATCCACGACATCGAGACATTGTGGCAGGCAGAGAAGGGCCTGGTGTGGAAGCAGCTGGTGAACGGTCTGCCCCCCTACAAGGAGATCAGCGTGCACGTCTTCTACCGCTGCCAGTGCACCACGGTGGAGACCGTGCGTGAGCTCACCGAGTTCGCCAAGAGCATCCCCAGCTTCAGCGACCTCTTCCTCAACGACCAGGTGACCCTTCTCAAGTATGGTGTGCACGAGGCCATCTTTGCCATGCTGGCCTCCATCGTCAACAAGGATGGGCTTCTGGTGGCCAACGGCACTGGTTTTGTCACCCGTGAGTTCCTGCGCAGCCTCCGAAAGCCCTTCAGTGACATCATCGAGCCCAAGTTTGAGTTTGCTGTCAAGTTCAATGCGCTGGAACTTGACGACAGTGACCTGGCTCTCTTCATCGCGGCTATCATTCTGTGCGGAG ATCGGCCAGGCCTCATGAATGTGTCACAGGTGGAGGCCATCCAGGACACCATCCTGCGCGCCCTCGAGTTCCACCTGCAGGCCAACCACCCTGACGCCCAGTACCTCTTCCCCAAGCTGCTGCAGAAGATGGCTGACCTGCGGCAACTGGTCACCGAGCACGCCCAGATGATGCAGCGGATCAAGAAGACGGAGACCGAGACCTCGCTGCACCCCCTGCTCCAGGAGATCTACAAGGACATGTACTGA